A region of Halorussus limi DNA encodes the following proteins:
- a CDS encoding DUF7504 family protein: MENSSQQPTDGVELTIKNFPEVLADGTTVLVAGTIDPTAYALCLRALCHYSRSADTSVVVTATENASQTISRYERVCPTSDPSKLRLVDMASKQYISAPYEDTPTISIPTPDDLERLVLAISELAEISGSITGQRHIVIRSLSPILASTPVKRVSTVLSRISGIRTPAGLGLFGLDYTAHDEETMRELARCVDGILWITKRPDDQIEFELRSTRAHLNQY; encoded by the coding sequence ATGGAGAACTCATCACAACAACCTACGGACGGAGTTGAGCTTACCATTAAGAATTTCCCCGAAGTTTTAGCGGACGGCACAACAGTTCTTGTAGCTGGGACAATCGATCCAACAGCATACGCTCTTTGTCTCCGAGCACTCTGCCATTATAGCAGGAGTGCTGATACATCAGTTGTCGTGACGGCAACCGAGAATGCATCTCAGACTATTAGCCGATACGAACGCGTATGTCCGACCTCAGACCCTTCGAAACTCCGTCTCGTCGATATGGCCTCCAAACAGTACATCTCGGCACCCTATGAGGATACCCCGACGATATCAATTCCGACACCGGACGACCTCGAACGCCTCGTTCTCGCGATATCCGAGTTAGCCGAGATAAGCGGTTCGATAACTGGTCAGCGCCACATCGTTATTCGCTCACTCTCGCCGATTTTGGCATCGACTCCTGTTAAGCGTGTTTCGACAGTTCTCAGTCGCATCTCCGGAATCCGAACACCAGCTGGGCTCGGTCTTTTTGGTCTCGATTACACAGCACACGACGAAGAGACAATGAGAGAACTTGCGAGGTGTGTCGATGGCATACTCTGGATAACGAAACGGCCCGATGATCAGATCGAATTTGAACTTCGATCAACGCGTGCACATCTCAACCAGTACTAA
- a CDS encoding beta-CASP ribonuclease aCPSF1, translating to MTTNDNTTALDSVREKLNNEIPDELSISRVTYEGPELIIYTDTPRKFAEQDGLVRRLASTVRKRITVRPAPGTQTSPTDAEPRIRNLIPDKAGITNLEFYPETGEVLIEAEKPGLVIGSRASTLREITKEVGWTPEVLRTPPMESSTVDNVRNFLKQERGERRQFLEQVGEEIHRESGQDPEWVRVTTLGCCREVGRASFILSTPESRVLIDCGDKPGAEGEVPYLQLPEANPIADLDAVVLTHAHLDHSALLPLLFKYGYDGPVYTTEATRDLMGLLQLDYLDVAAKEGRTPPYESEMVREELKHTITLDYGDVTDIAPGIKLTLHNAGHILGSAVAHFHIGSGFHNLVFSGDIHHTDTRLFNGASNDFPRVETLVLESTYGRRNDYQTDQEDSERRLIELINETSERDGTVVIPAFAVGRSQELMLVLEEAMREGKIPTMPVYLDGMIREATAIHTAYPEFLRDGLRQRILHDNENPFLADQFQQVDGGDQMREEIAAGDPCIILSTSGMVTGGPIISWLELLGGDPENTLLFVGYQAQGTLGRRIQRGERKIPFSDSRRGKELTLQFRVESVSGFSGHADRNGLEDFVRTMEPRPHKILCVHGDESATDQFSSALYQKFNLRTYAPKNTETFRLG from the coding sequence ATGACTACAAACGATAACACGACTGCACTCGATTCGGTACGAGAGAAACTTAACAACGAGATTCCGGATGAGCTCTCCATCTCGAGAGTCACGTACGAAGGCCCAGAACTCATCATCTATACTGATACGCCACGGAAGTTTGCTGAACAGGATGGGCTTGTCCGCCGGCTCGCAAGTACGGTACGCAAGCGAATTACCGTCCGACCCGCACCGGGAACACAGACGAGTCCGACCGACGCAGAACCACGAATCCGCAATCTCATTCCCGATAAAGCAGGGATCACGAACCTAGAATTCTATCCCGAAACGGGGGAGGTGTTGATTGAGGCTGAAAAACCGGGACTCGTTATCGGAAGTCGGGCCAGTACACTCCGAGAGATAACCAAAGAAGTCGGTTGGACGCCGGAAGTCCTCCGAACACCACCGATGGAATCGTCGACGGTCGACAACGTCCGGAACTTCCTCAAGCAAGAACGCGGTGAGCGGCGGCAATTTTTAGAGCAAGTCGGTGAGGAGATTCATCGTGAATCCGGTCAGGACCCAGAGTGGGTGCGTGTGACGACGCTCGGTTGTTGCCGCGAGGTTGGTCGAGCTAGTTTTATACTGAGTACTCCAGAGTCACGCGTTCTCATCGATTGTGGCGATAAGCCAGGGGCCGAGGGTGAAGTACCGTACTTGCAACTTCCAGAAGCAAATCCAATTGCGGATCTTGATGCTGTCGTGTTGACGCACGCCCATCTGGACCACAGTGCGCTTCTCCCACTCCTGTTCAAATATGGGTATGACGGCCCAGTATACACGACAGAAGCGACACGGGACTTGATGGGTTTATTGCAACTCGATTATCTCGACGTCGCCGCGAAGGAGGGGCGTACACCGCCATACGAGAGCGAGATGGTTCGAGAAGAACTCAAACACACAATTACACTTGACTACGGAGACGTCACCGATATAGCACCGGGTATCAAACTGACGCTCCACAACGCAGGGCATATTCTCGGAAGTGCAGTTGCACATTTCCATATCGGAAGTGGATTCCACAATCTCGTTTTCTCAGGGGATATTCATCATACAGATACACGATTGTTCAATGGGGCATCGAACGATTTCCCGCGTGTCGAGACGCTCGTACTAGAGTCGACATACGGCCGACGAAACGACTATCAGACGGATCAAGAGGATAGCGAACGTCGTCTTATCGAACTGATTAACGAAACGTCTGAGAGAGACGGAACGGTCGTTATCCCAGCGTTCGCTGTCGGTCGGTCTCAGGAGCTCATGCTCGTCCTCGAGGAGGCGATGCGCGAGGGGAAGATTCCGACGATGCCAGTCTACCTTGATGGGATGATTCGGGAGGCGACGGCAATCCATACCGCGTATCCTGAGTTCCTACGTGATGGATTGCGCCAGCGGATTCTCCACGACAACGAGAATCCGTTTCTCGCAGATCAGTTCCAACAAGTCGATGGAGGCGACCAAATGCGTGAGGAGATAGCCGCCGGTGATCCATGTATCATCCTCTCAACCTCGGGGATGGTGACAGGTGGCCCAATCATATCGTGGCTCGAACTGCTCGGTGGAGATCCTGAAAACACCCTCCTCTTCGTGGGGTATCAAGCTCAAGGGACACTCGGGCGAAGAATCCAGCGCGGCGAACGCAAGATTCCGTTCAGTGACAGTCGCCGCGGAAAGGAGCTGACGCTTCAGTTCCGCGTCGAGTCAGTAAGTGGATTCTCGGGACACGCAGATCGAAACGGACTCGAGGACTTCGTCCGGACGATGGAACCTCGTCCACACAAAATACTCTGCGTTCACGGTGACGAATCAGCGACAGACCAGTTTTCCTCTGCACTGTATCAGAAATTCAATCTCCGAACATACGCCCCGAAGAACACAGAGACGTTCCGACTCGGTTAG
- a CDS encoding RNA-guided endonuclease InsQ/TnpB family protein, giving the protein MYYAYKYRLKPSNVHREELDRHRDICRQLYNHALYRFNQIPEDAGTLNQRVRSIRDEIPSLKDWWDGLSDVYSTVLQTAVMRIEQNVKSLGGLKENGYGVGHLTWKPPREFRSFTYSQSGFKLNKKGGQTVLSLSKLADIPLRLHRPIPDNATLKQVTVKKEPTGEWFATFGVELDRESPELPENPEQCVGIDVGILTYAHDTDGTAVGSLDLSDECERLEREQRKLSRKQHGSKNWEKQRRKVAECHADLRRKRRDFLHKLSAYYAREYDLVAVEDLNVTGMMESPSNSRNTASAAWRTFLSLLEYKCEREGAYFVAVNPRGTTKECASCGVSTQKPLWVREHSCPACGFEADRDANAAWNIRSRGLEDVGVGHSEATPVETALPADTPVSAKRVVETGSPTLTERTAQAVSE; this is encoded by the coding sequence ATGTACTACGCCTACAAGTACCGTCTCAAACCGTCCAACGTCCACCGAGAGGAGTTGGACCGCCACCGAGACATTTGTAGGCAACTATACAATCACGCCCTCTACCGCTTCAACCAAATCCCCGAAGACGCAGGCACACTTAATCAGCGTGTTCGGTCCATCCGAGACGAAATCCCGTCCCTGAAAGATTGGTGGGATGGACTCTCGGACGTGTACTCGACAGTTCTGCAAACAGCGGTCATGCGAATTGAACAGAACGTCAAGTCGCTCGGAGGACTCAAGGAGAACGGCTACGGCGTCGGTCACCTCACGTGGAAACCGCCACGGGAGTTCCGCAGTTTCACCTACAGTCAGTCTGGCTTCAAGCTCAACAAGAAGGGCGGTCAGACTGTCCTGTCACTCTCAAAACTCGCGGACATCCCGCTTCGGCTCCACCGACCTATCCCCGACAACGCTACACTCAAACAGGTCACGGTCAAGAAAGAGCCGACGGGCGAGTGGTTCGCCACCTTCGGCGTCGAACTGGACCGTGAATCACCCGAACTACCCGAGAATCCCGAGCAGTGCGTCGGTATCGACGTGGGGATTCTCACGTACGCCCACGACACCGACGGCACGGCGGTCGGGTCGCTCGACCTCTCGGACGAATGTGAACGCTTGGAACGCGAGCAACGGAAACTCTCGCGCAAACAGCACGGGTCGAAAAACTGGGAGAAGCAACGGCGAAAAGTCGCAGAGTGTCACGCCGACCTCCGACGCAAGCGCCGCGACTTCTTGCACAAGCTCTCTGCCTACTACGCTCGGGAGTACGACCTTGTGGCGGTCGAAGACCTGAACGTGACGGGGATGATGGAGTCACCGTCGAACAGCCGCAACACGGCGTCCGCCGCGTGGAGAACGTTCCTCTCGTTGCTCGAATACAAGTGCGAGCGCGAAGGGGCGTACTTCGTGGCGGTCAACCCGAGAGGGACGACCAAGGAGTGTGCATCCTGCGGTGTCTCGACGCAGAAGCCACTGTGGGTTCGTGAACACTCCTGTCCTGCCTGCGGGTTCGAGGCGGACAGGGACGCGAACGCGGCGTGGAACATTCGTTCTCGCGGCCTCGAAGATGTAGGAGTGGGACACTCCGAAGCAACGCCTGTGGAGACTGCGCTCCCTGCGGATACACCTGTATCTGCAAAGCGTGTCGTGGAAACAGGAAGCCCCACCCTCACCGAGCGAACGGCGCAAGCCGTGAGCGAGTAG